A single window of Treponema denticola ATCC 35405 DNA harbors:
- a CDS encoding extracellular solute-binding protein, translating into MTYRKYFKSLLKTAFFLTFFLFFSCNEILPPSGYLDQPACDAYEAIIAEESKNLPDFSCPPVLVEDFSVPGLDKSLKWYTSFPKDYSSKALKKGGRFYGYLNDIPNTFRYLGPGADDSAVRMFNTQMPLLWVSLENFDFMPCSATHWAVDLENKTVYYKLYEKMLWSDGEPCTADDWIFALKFLQSKKIFDPIKNYYYGNLSVKKINDFCISVQYLGEQSYTEYELIDRTNFKPIASHFYKGEVPDDWIAEYNRTVEPTTGPYILTEYDYNHGLKFSKIENWWAHIYPHFKGIANFDEIYYRIIVGRKSPAFNKFSLGLFDIIHLDNPSEWARGQDSSNVQEGFVNLWKGYYVPVNGPTGLFFNTAAKPLDNVRVRKGLYYALDMEGLIYTAFEGQRSRLHTLGTGQTWGDAVFNNAEIKKPPFDPKKAMEFFAEAGYTSLNSSGILVNKEGRELSFVILYKDEAERWIFGFLYSQALKAGVRLDFKYYSGGMTEKIASRDFQAWWGALPASQIPNNYTLFHSSYADKKLFENFFSYSNPEMDALLEKYNDGSLTYFEKAAVNRQIEKIVDEDALMIPSYYKNTIRVMAWKWICFPAWLNMKYQDNLYDPMFGYLWFDADIEAECKKAREENKMLSDNTYSLSDRYK; encoded by the coding sequence ATGACTTATCGTAAATATTTTAAATCACTTCTAAAAACAGCTTTTTTTTTGACGTTTTTTTTGTTTTTTTCATGTAATGAAATTCTTCCTCCTTCCGGATATCTGGACCAGCCTGCCTGCGATGCTTATGAGGCAATTATAGCCGAAGAGAGTAAAAATCTTCCCGATTTTTCTTGTCCCCCTGTCCTTGTTGAAGATTTTAGCGTTCCCGGCCTCGATAAATCCCTTAAATGGTATACATCCTTTCCTAAAGATTATTCTTCAAAGGCTTTAAAAAAAGGAGGCCGATTTTACGGCTATTTAAACGATATTCCGAATACGTTTAGGTACTTGGGCCCCGGAGCTGATGATAGTGCCGTTAGGATGTTTAATACCCAGATGCCTCTTTTATGGGTTTCTTTAGAAAATTTCGATTTTATGCCCTGTTCGGCGACCCATTGGGCTGTGGATTTGGAAAATAAGACGGTCTACTATAAACTTTATGAAAAAATGCTCTGGTCTGACGGAGAACCCTGTACGGCAGATGATTGGATTTTTGCCTTAAAATTTTTACAGTCAAAAAAAATATTTGATCCTATTAAAAATTATTATTACGGAAATCTTTCAGTAAAAAAAATAAACGATTTTTGTATTTCGGTTCAATATTTGGGCGAGCAATCCTATACGGAATATGAACTTATTGACCGTACCAATTTTAAGCCCATTGCGAGTCATTTTTATAAGGGCGAGGTTCCCGATGATTGGATAGCAGAATATAACCGCACCGTTGAACCTACTACAGGCCCCTATATTTTAACGGAATACGATTATAATCACGGCCTTAAATTCTCTAAGATAGAAAATTGGTGGGCTCATATCTATCCTCATTTTAAGGGAATCGCCAACTTTGACGAAATTTATTACCGCATAATCGTAGGGCGTAAGTCGCCCGCTTTTAATAAATTTTCCTTGGGTCTTTTCGATATTATTCATTTGGATAATCCTTCGGAGTGGGCTAGGGGACAAGACAGCTCTAATGTGCAGGAAGGTTTTGTAAATTTGTGGAAGGGCTATTATGTGCCCGTAAACGGCCCGACAGGTCTTTTTTTTAATACGGCCGCCAAGCCCTTGGATAATGTAAGGGTTAGAAAGGGCTTGTATTATGCTTTGGATATGGAAGGGCTTATTTATACGGCCTTTGAAGGGCAAAGAAGCCGCCTTCATACTCTCGGAACGGGCCAGACTTGGGGTGATGCCGTATTTAATAATGCCGAAATAAAAAAGCCTCCTTTTGACCCTAAAAAAGCTATGGAATTTTTTGCAGAAGCAGGCTACACCTCTTTAAATTCATCGGGAATCTTGGTAAATAAAGAGGGCCGAGAGCTCAGCTTTGTTATTCTTTATAAGGATGAAGCAGAAAGATGGATTTTCGGCTTTTTGTATAGTCAGGCCTTAAAGGCCGGTGTAAGGCTTGATTTTAAGTACTATTCCGGCGGTATGACAGAAAAAATAGCTTCACGTGATTTTCAGGCTTGGTGGGGTGCTCTGCCTGCAAGCCAAATACCCAATAACTATACCCTTTTTCACTCTTCATATGCGGATAAAAAACTTTTTGAAAACTTTTTCTCTTATTCAAACCCCGAAATGGATGCTCTTTTAGAAAAGTATAACGACGGTTCCCTTACATATTTTGAGAAAGCTGCCGTAAACCGCCAAATCGAAAAGATTGTTGATGAAGATGCTTTGATGATTCCATCTTATTATAAAAACACGATACGGGTTATGGCATGGAAATGGATATGCTTTCCTGCTTGGCTTAATATGAAATATCAGGACAACCTCTACGACCCGATGTTCGGATACCTTTGGTTTGATGCCGATATTGAAGCGGAATGCAAGAAAGCAAGGGAAGAAAATAAGATGCTCTCAGATAATACTTATTCTTTGAGTGATAGGTATAAGTAG
- a CDS encoding toxin HicA, with translation MLEKIKSLDNNMRFSELAKVLKTYGYIMTSPRSGSSHYTFRKKGCNPITIPNRAPIKSIYVRMVKEVVEAEENNQKER, from the coding sequence TTGCTTGAGAAAATAAAATCACTTGATAATAATATGCGTTTTTCGGAACTTGCAAAAGTCTTGAAAACTTATGGCTATATAATGACCTCTCCCCGTTCCGGCAGCAGTCATTATACTTTTCGAAAGAAGGGCTGTAATCCGATTACAATTCCAAATCGTGCACCCATAAAATCTATTTATGTACGAATGGTAAAAGAAGTTGTAGAAGCCGAAGAAAATAATCAAAAGGAGAGATAA
- a CDS encoding type II toxin-antitoxin system HicB family antitoxin: protein MKTLEEYIKLPYKLEIIPDTEENGFVASYPELPGCITCGSSLASVVANAEDAKKEWLFAALEEGIPINEPNDIDSYSGQFKLRLPKTLHKTLAEDSKKEGVSMNQYCVYLLSKNSSEHNVLLNSK from the coding sequence ATGAAAACATTAGAAGAATACATAAAATTGCCATATAAATTGGAAATTATTCCTGATACGGAAGAAAATGGTTTTGTTGCTTCTTATCCGGAACTTCCCGGCTGCATTACATGCGGCTCCTCTCTTGCCTCTGTTGTAGCGAATGCTGAGGATGCTAAAAAAGAATGGTTATTTGCAGCTCTTGAAGAAGGAATTCCAATAAATGAACCAAATGATATAGATTCTTATTCGGGGCAATTTAAGCTGAGATTGCCAAAAACGCTTCATAAAACTCTTGCGGAAGATTCTAAGAAAGAAGGTGTAAGCATGAATCAGTATTGTGTTTACTTGCTTTCTAAGAACTCTTCAGAACATAATGTCCTTTTGAATTCAAAGTAA
- the rpmB gene encoding 50S ribosomal protein L28 produces MSRVCEICGKGSLSGNSVSKSKIHTKRVWKPNLVNVKTEIGGRTLTIKMCSRCLKSDYVTKKV; encoded by the coding sequence ATGTCAAGAGTATGTGAAATTTGCGGAAAAGGCTCATTGTCAGGAAATTCGGTAAGTAAGTCCAAAATTCACACAAAAAGAGTTTGGAAGCCCAATCTAGTGAATGTAAAAACAGAAATCGGCGGCAGAACTCTAACCATTAAAATGTGTTCTCGATGCTTAAAAAGCGATTACGTTACAAAGAAAGTTTAG